The DNA sequence CCGACACCGGGTGGAGGTGTCGGGCCAGACCCACGATGTGATACTGGAATCTGTGCGGCCTGATCTGGACCCGCAAACCCGCACACGCACCCTTGTGTTTTCATTTGATGGCGAAAGCCCCACGCTGCGCCAGGCTGGCGTTCTGAATCTGACACAGCGCATTTCACAAAGTGGTTTCAGCTTGCCGCTCACAGCCCTAAAAGAAGGGGTGCGTGGTTTGTGGACTGTTCAGGCGCTGGTTCCGGATGATGCCGGATCTTTTCGTGTCCAGAGTGAGGCGATCGAGATCATCCATGCGGACGAAGCCCGCGTTTTTGTGCGCGGCACGTTGCAGGACGGCGTGCAGATCGTCGAAGGGGGCACCCATCGGCTGGTATCCGGGCAACTGGTTCGCCTGCTGGACGGATCTGTCTGATGGAAACGCTCACATTCCGCCAACCCCGCCTCGTCGCTCTTACACTCTTGGTCATCCTGGCAGCTGGCATGGCCGCATTGTTTTCTATTGGACGCCAAGAGGACCCGACGATTACGAATCTCTTCGGGTCTGTGCAGACGGTGTTTCCGGGGGCAGATCCTGAACGGGTCGAAACATTGGTCACAGCCGAGATCGAAGAGGCCCTGCGTGAAATCGCGGAAGTCGACGTCATCAGTTCCAATTCAAACACCGGCATTTCCATAGTGTCTGTGGAACTGGGCGCGCTAACGCCAAACGATGAAATCCCCCGTGTCTGGGCCGATATCCGCGAAGCACTTGATGAGCTGACGCCTGATTTGCCAGCCGATGCGTTGGAGCCCGAATTCTCGACTGATGGCGGCGGGGCTTTTGCGGCGATTGTGGCTTTGTCCGCCGATCATGACGGCGTACCGCTCACGATCATGCGACGCTATGGAGACGATCTGGCCGCAGAGCTGCGCAGCATCCCCGGCACCGAACAGGTTGAGTTGTTTGGCATTCCCAACGAAGAAGTCCTTGTGACGTTGAATGTCGAGGCGACCGTGGCCTTGGGGCTTGATGCGCGGCTGGTTTCTGCCGCAATTGCCGCTGCCGACAGCAAGGCGCAATCGGGGCGCGTGCGCGGGGCTAATAGTGATTTTCTGATTACGGTGACGGGAGAAGTAGCCGCACTTGACAGGCTGCGCGATGTCGTGGTGCTGCAAGGCGCGGATGGGCAAACCGTGCGTTTGAGCCAGATCGCCGAGATCACCCGTGGCGCACAGCAGCCGCTGTCTGAACTTGCAATGCATGACGGACAGCGCACAATTCTGGTTGCGGCCAAGTTGCAGTCGGGGTTGCAGGTCGACGTTTGGGCGGGCTTTGTCCGTGATGTTCTGGCGGAGTTTGAGCTGACCGTTCCGGGTGGCATGACGCAAGAACTGGTCTTTGATCAAAGTGGATATACCGCTGAACGTCTGACCGAGGTGGCCACAAACATGGCCATCGGCGTATCACTGGTGGTTGTCGTCTTATTCATTACGCTGGGTGCGCGCTCGGCACTTATCGTGGCCCTGATCCTGCCCGTCGTGACCCTTGCATCACTGGCGACGATGATGTCGTTCGGTTTGTCGATCCAGCAGATGTCGGTGACCGGTCTGATTGTGGCGCTTGGCCTGCTGGTCGATGCGGGTATCGTGATGACCGACGATATCGGGCAACGATTGCGCACAGGCGTCGCCAGATTGGAGGCGGTGAAAGCCGCCGTGCGCCGCCTGTTTGCGCCTTTGTTGGCATCGACCGTCACGACAGCCCTGTCCTTTACGCCGCTGATCTTGTTGCCAGGTGGCGCTGGAGATTTCGTTGGCTCTATTGCCATCGCGGTGGTGATCATGCTGATATGGTCGTTCATCATCGCCGTCACGCTGACCCCTGCTATTGCGGGGTGGTTGCTGCCGTTGTCCGATACCGACGGCTCTGCGCGCAAAACATCCCGTTTGGGGCGCATGTTTGCTGCGACGTTAACATGGTCCATCGCAAACCCATTTAAGTCTGTCGCCCTTGCGCTGGTGTTGCCCGTAACCGGCATACTGAGTTTGCCGAGCCTTGAGGCGCAATTTTTCCCCGGTGTGGACCGCGATCAATTCTCGATCGAAGTGGACATGGCCCCCGGCGCATCGCTTGCGCGAACCGAAGCGACTGTCGATGCGCTGGACGCTGTGTTGCGTAGCGACGAAAGAATTGAGGCGGTCACTTGGGTGATGGGCCGCTCCGCGCCGGCGTTCTATTACAATATTGTTGGTGGCCGAAATAACGCGCCGGGATATGCACAGGCGCTTGTTCTGACAACATCCGCCGCTGCGACCGAAGCGGTCCTTCCGGAACTTCAACGGACCTTGTCGGAGACTGCGCCAGATGCACAGGTTCTGATCAACGGTCTTGTTCAGGGGCCACCCGTGTCGGCCCCGGTTGAATTGCGCCTGATCGGGTCTGATCTCGGGCAATTACAGCAAGCTGGTGACGAGGCGCGACGTATTATGGCAGGCGTGGACAGCGTGACGCTGGCACGCAGCACAATCGGCAGCCCCGCCCCCAAAGCCTCCGTGGATGTGAATGAGGCAACAGCGCGTCAGCTCGGGCTCGATCTCACAGGCATCAGCCGCCAGTTGCAGGCCGCGTTGGAAGGCGTCACGGGCGGGTCTTTGGTTGAGGGCAC is a window from the Octadecabacter antarcticus 307 genome containing:
- a CDS encoding efflux RND transporter permease subunit gives rise to the protein METLTFRQPRLVALTLLVILAAGMAALFSIGRQEDPTITNLFGSVQTVFPGADPERVETLVTAEIEEALREIAEVDVISSNSNTGISIVSVELGALTPNDEIPRVWADIREALDELTPDLPADALEPEFSTDGGGAFAAIVALSADHDGVPLTIMRRYGDDLAAELRSIPGTEQVELFGIPNEEVLVTLNVEATVALGLDARLVSAAIAAADSKAQSGRVRGANSDFLITVTGEVAALDRLRDVVVLQGADGQTVRLSQIAEITRGAQQPLSELAMHDGQRTILVAAKLQSGLQVDVWAGFVRDVLAEFELTVPGGMTQELVFDQSGYTAERLTEVATNMAIGVSLVVVVLFITLGARSALIVALILPVVTLASLATMMSFGLSIQQMSVTGLIVALGLLVDAGIVMTDDIGQRLRTGVARLEAVKAAVRRLFAPLLASTVTTALSFTPLILLPGGAGDFVGSIAIAVVIMLIWSFIIAVTLTPAIAGWLLPLSDTDGSARKTSRLGRMFAATLTWSIANPFKSVALALVLPVTGILSLPSLEAQFFPGVDRDQFSIEVDMAPGASLARTEATVDALDAVLRSDERIEAVTWVMGRSAPAFYYNIVGGRNNAPGYAQALVLTTSAAATEAVLPELQRTLSETAPDAQVLINGLVQGPPVSAPVELRLIGSDLGQLQQAGDEARRIMAGVDSVTLARSTIGSPAPKASVDVNEATARQLGLDLTGISRQLQAALEGVTGGSLVEGTEQLPIRVRLGDAVRGDLTAISDIPILLPNAAQMVSDGVWPAVPLSAIATTELVPGASSITRRNGERVNIVQGFILRDVLPEEALKQVQAKFDAQGFTVPDGVRLEFGGDSDARANTLGNLFASLPIIITLSIAAIVVTFNSFRLSAIALVVCGLSAGLSLFSLAVFQYPFGLNAIIGVIGSIGVSINAAIIILTGLRDDDAAAGGDKLAIVDVVMGSSRHIVSTTITTFGGFLPLILQGGGFWPPFAMAVAGGVLLSTIVSFYFTPPLFALLYAGRKTRNTEEKQETSDLILLKADMRTAAE